A window of Castanea sativa cultivar Marrone di Chiusa Pesio chromosome 1, ASM4071231v1 contains these coding sequences:
- the LOC142609520 gene encoding uncharacterized protein LOC142609520 isoform X1 yields the protein MAELSLCCNSLTPPPLPTFQHPHQFSPRIPIVIGGNGIELRRGTTTAFAAKSGGFSLNSILKSCETCGGKGALECSGCKGTGRNKKNGNIFERWKWRLICLFLRDSTYSQARAGFESKTVLREIEYHVSCLCEKEPTC from the exons ATGGCTGAGCTCTCTCTGTGTTGCAATAGCTTGACTCCTCCGCCACTACCAACATTTCAGCATCCTCATCAATTTAGTCCAAGGATACCGATCGTCATAGGTGGCAATGGCATAGAACTTAGACGTGGAACAACAACAGCCTTCGCAGCAAAATCTGGTGGTTTCTCACTTAATTCG ATCTTGAAAAGTTGTGAAACATGTGGAGGAAAAGGTGCTCTAGAGTGCTCAGGATGCAAG GGCACaggaagaaacaaaaagaatggAAATATTTTTGAGCGCTGGAA GTGGCGACTTATTTGTCTCTTTTTAAGAGACTCCACGTACTCTCAGGCTCGTGCCGGCTTTGAATCTAAAACTGTTTTAAGGGAGATTGAGTACCACGTATCTTGCCTTTGCGAAAAGGAACCTACATGCTGA
- the LOC142609520 gene encoding uncharacterized protein LOC142609520 isoform X2 — protein MAELSLCCNSLTPPPLPTFQHPHQFSPRIPIVIGGNGIELRRGTTTAFAAKSGGFSLNSILKSCETCGGKGALECSGCKGTGRNKKNGNIFERWKCFDCQGFGLKSCPSCGQGGLTPEQRGER, from the exons ATGGCTGAGCTCTCTCTGTGTTGCAATAGCTTGACTCCTCCGCCACTACCAACATTTCAGCATCCTCATCAATTTAGTCCAAGGATACCGATCGTCATAGGTGGCAATGGCATAGAACTTAGACGTGGAACAACAACAGCCTTCGCAGCAAAATCTGGTGGTTTCTCACTTAATTCG ATCTTGAAAAGTTGTGAAACATGTGGAGGAAAAGGTGCTCTAGAGTGCTCAGGATGCAAG GGCACaggaagaaacaaaaagaatggAAATATTTTTGAGCGCTGGAA ATGTTTTGATTGCCAAGGATTCGGGCTAAAGAGTTGCCCTAGCTGCGGGCAGGGTGGGCTAACACCAGAGCAAAGAGGAGAGAGATAA